In Puntigrus tetrazona isolate hp1 chromosome 18, ASM1883169v1, whole genome shotgun sequence, one genomic interval encodes:
- the LOC122322945 gene encoding paraneoplastic antigen Ma2-like, which yields MSSKEKQTLFERRSWCETEKIDPQHAIILSGVPSDADVAFIEDTVQAIKIFGRVRARATKTGLTPETLQVLCECREKICPTKVPSEVLSSSGDAWKILIVADDEPDGDVFWEKLTQFLSNEGKTMSDLQGLVTGTTSPEAIIRAIGELLEKTSKPVSDGQAYRRLMIFSGVLPTPAGEESSENWLEQARLMVTECDCSAKVKRKRIVKSLKGSALEVVKAVRGDNPDATALEYLEALENAFSTSESGEDLYFAFRLLRQEPGEALSDFLRRIERSLALVVKRGGVTPQKADRAHIEQLLRGAVESDMMMLKLRLRERREIPPTFLKLLNEIREEEETEAARGKLTINVREPKLKDRTRGSLVSREGSKIEVKELRLQVGDHKQPPERVVEKEIRSTPPLTSEVQALKAQVQQLQKQLSALSVRPHVWEGEQSPRVSGIPIASGRSTTKSSDGFFCYHCGEGGHIAPKCRGSENSTLVIQKLLQLIRKSKDINPASNPKPPDVEKSECFSKTSHIESLEPGRLPKGLVGPSSTFDVKVNGHPCVALLDSGS from the coding sequence ATGTcttctaaagaaaaacaaacgtTGTTTGAGCGTCGCAGTTGGTGTGAAACTGAGAAAATTGATCCCCAACATGCGATTATTCTGAGTGGAGTGCCATCTGACGCTGATGTTGCATTCATTGAAGATACCGTCCAAGCCATTAAGATTTTTGGAAGAGTGCGGGCTCGTGCTACCAAAACAGGCTTGACTCCAGAAACCCTTCAGGTTTTGTGTGAGTGTCGAGAAAAAATCTGCCCTACTAAAGTTCCTTCTGAAGTATTGTCATCATCAGGGGATGCCTGGAAGATTCTCATAGTAGCAGATGATGAACCTGATGGTGATGTGTTTTGGGAGAAACTTACTCAGTTTCTGTCTAATGAAGGCAAAACTATGAGTGACCTACAAGGTTTGGTAACAGGCACAACTTCTCCGGAGGCCATTATTCGTGCTATAGGGGAACTGCTAGAGAAAACTTCTAAGCCTGTAAGTGATGGCCAGGCTTATAGGCGCTTGATGATTTTTTCGGGAGTACTTCCTACGCCTGCTGGCGAAGAGAGTAGTGAGAACTGGTTGGAACAAGCCAGGCTAATGGTCACAGAGTGTGATTGTTCAGCCAAAGTGAAACGTAAACGAATAGTCAAAAGTCTTAAGGGGTCTGCTTTAGAAGTTGTAAAGGCAGTAAGAGGTGACAATCCTGATGCCACTGCACTTGAATATCTTGAGGCTTTGGAGAATGCATTCAGTACTTCAGAGTCTGGGGAAGACTTATACTTTGCCTTTCGACTGCTCCGGCAAGAGCCAGGGGAGGCCCTTTCTGATTTTCTTCGTAGAATTGAGCGGTCGCTTGCATTAGTGGTAAAACGAGGAGGAGTGACACCCCAGAAAGCCGATAGAGCTCACATTGAACAATTGTTAAGGGGGGCTGTAGAGTCTGATATGATGATGTTAAAATTGCGCCTGCGTGAGAGAAGAGAGATTCCCCCCACCTTTTTGAAACTCCTAAATGAAAtaagggaggaagaggagactGAGGCTGCTAGAGGTAAACTCACCATTAATGTACGGGAGCCAAAATTGAAAGATCGTACAAGAGGCAGTTTAGTTAGTCGAGAGGGCTCAAAAATTGAAGTAAAAGAGTTACGGCTTCAGGTAGGGGATCACAAACAACCCCCAGAAAGAGTAGTTGAGAAAGAAATACGTTCTACACCACCTTTGACTTCTGAGGTACAAGCATTGAAGGCCCAAGTACAACAACTACAAAAGCAGTTGTCTGCGCTGAGTGTAAGGCCCCATGTCTGGGAAGGGGAGCAATCTCCGCGAGTCAGTGGGATCCCCATAGCCTCTGGTAGATCCACAACTAAAAGCAGTGATGGGTTTTTCTGCTATCATTGTGGGGAGGGTGGGCACATTGCCCCGAAGTGTAGAGGCAGTGAAAATTCCACACTCGTGATTCAGAAATTACTTCAGTTGATCCGTAAATCTAAAGACATTAACCCAGCATCAAACCCCAAACCTCCAGACGTAGAGAAGAGTGAATGTTTCTCTAAGACAAGCCACATAGAATCTCTAGAACCTGGTCGATTACCTAAAGGTTTGGTAGGGCCCTCATCCACCTTTGATGTGAAAGTTAATGGTCACCCGTGTGTTGCTCTTTTGGACAGTGGGTCATAA